The Solanum pennellii chromosome 4, SPENNV200 genomic interval aaaatggctATCAAATTTAACCCCATCCTTGTGACTCTCTTTGTGGTGGCTACCACCATTCTCCTCCATATCTCCGACGCTAGAAGCGTCCGGAGAGAGGTTTTGACGGGCGCTTGGGAGCCCATAACCAATATAACGAAGGAGGTTATAGAGATAGGAAAATTTGCGCTGGATGAACATAACAAAGAAGCGAAAACAACGTtagagtttaaaaaaataataaaaggagaaaatcaaGTTGTTGCGGGAATGAATTATCGATTGGTCATAGAGGCCAAGGACGGTGATTCGACGCATAACTACTTGGCTCAAGTGTGGGATAAGCCTGATAATTCTAAgagtctcacttcctttaaacAATTACTAGAAGCCTAGAACAAAAAATGTACTTAATTTTACCTAAGTTtcattgataaattaaaatttaatgtgatTATAGAATTTAATACAATGAATCTTCAATTAATATTGGTATATTTTGCATGATGATTTACTTTATTTGATGGTGTATGAGTACTTTATAAGGTtagcattatttttttttaaaatgtttgtatatatatgacATACCTATCAATTCATCAAGCAACAATACATCTTAATttcttattaataataatttatcgtCGGGATTTCTATATTATGATATCGAGTTTATTTCAATCCACTAATAAATTGTTTGTCTTCtaaagtttttttaaagaattttataaACCTCATTCTAATCCGATAAGTTTTATAAAACTTGATTTCTTGAACTTCTTTTTAGAGAGAgtctattttataataaatatattagcCACTTGTCAGAAAAGGAATATAATACGCTTTAGTTAGATGTTTCGAGTTcgagatttgaaaatttttaaaaaaaaattcatacaaacTTTTTTTTCTGTATAAATTTTACACAACATGACTTTGAAATAAATACTagatgattaaataaaaaagggataatgcacaagtaccctgtcaacctatgcccgacatctcagagacacacttatgctatactaaggtcctattaccccctgaacttattttattaataactttctaccccttttcggcctacgtggcaatatcttgtgggcccaacgttgattgactttttcttttaaattagtgccacgtaggctgaaaaggggtagaaaattatttataaaataagttcagggggtaataagaacttagtatagtataagtgtgtctctgagatttcgggcataggttgagggggtatttgtgcattttcccaataaataattaattgtttagAGTGCACAATGTAGTTTTTTCATGTGTTGAATTAGAATATGAGGGAAACAATTTCTTTATatctataaaaatatacaaatattatatataagtaagtttgatataattttctttaaaaaaaaaacatagatttttataaaattggAGTATTAATTAGGTTAAAGGGCAAATTCGGAAATTTAAGTCCCTTGACAAGTTTGGGTTTTCTACTATAAATAAGTCCACCCAATGAAgtctattaattgttaaaacacaaatattttctttttacataGAGAAAAAATGTCCATCAAATTCAATCCCATCCTTGGGACTCTCTATGTGGTGGTTGCCACCGTTCTCCTCCGTGTCTCTGACGCACAGGGCGGTCGGAAAGGGGCTATCGTAGGCGGTTGGAATCCCATTACCAATTTAAGTGACCCCGAGGTCGTGGAGATAGGAAAATTTGCGATAGATGAACACAATAAAGAGGCTAAGACAAAATTAGggtttcaaaaaataactaaagGAGAAAGCCAAGTTGTCGCCGGAATTAATTATCGACTAGTCATCTCCGCCAAAGACGGTGACTCACCACCACATAACTACTTAGCTGAGGTGTGGGACAAGCCATGGGAGAAATTTAGGAACCTTACTTCATTTAGAGAATGTAGCATAGAAAATGTAGAACAACAATGTATGTttactaattaatttagttgatAATAACATTATATCTGAACGAAGTATTTTATTCTTCGAAAGAAATCTAATATATGTAATATTTAGAAGCTAATGAAAtgaattttcaatttatatgaaacGGTTTCTCTTGATCTATTTTGAAATTACGTGGTTTTCTCCTAAGAATATGATATATGCATTGACccctttatttttaaatcaaatcaaaagttATGATGAATTTAGACTTTAGGATTAGAGAAATTTCTAGTATAAATCGCTCTCTTCTGAATAAATTCAAATATGGTGAAAATCTAAAATAATCGAGATAATAAATTTGAAGCgctaaacaaaaaaattgattaatttgtcATGAAGTACAAAGTAGGGTTGTCATTTGTGTTAAAGAGAAGGGAAAAAGACATTTTAGCATCATGAGAAATGTTGTGTTCGTTCACTTTTAGGATTGctttatttattaatgaaagctttatttattaatgaaaaaattactttaacTTTAAAGCAAATCTTCTTCTTgaattaaaatctttttcttgTAGTAGActtttttaaattcaatatcttgaattaaaatttgtaaattaatgTGCCAAATTATGAGTCATCTTTCATTGGTGATTGTTCTTATTTTGGGTTTTTCACTCTTAGAAAGATAAGTTTTTCAATTTcgaattaatgaaaaaattataatataaaatatgagtttttCATCGAACTAATGCATAgtgaaaaatagatttttattgaaatatgaGAAGTTTTCTAATATTTTCGTGTGTAAAACACggctattttttcttttctcatcgattcaattaaaaaatctgTAAAAATAACCACCAAACATTTTCCCCGAGAAAACTTTCAATGGGGAAGTGATGATTTGTTCGTCATGTTGACTCCGTTATATATGTCcttaatttttctaatataagACATAAGTTATACCTAGATATCATATGCCTTTATAACGTAGAGAGACATATAATTATCTGACGTTAATTAATCATCCAACAATTATCgcaaaaaatcataaaattaactattgtaatggaaagaataactaaacttatatttatgcatcataaaaagaaagaaaaagagggaCAAAATTGCTAAACCTGGTTCTAGAAACACAAGTAGAGTGCCATTTTAGCAACTAACCTTGCATAAATAACGTGACAGCTCAcaccattttaaaaagaaagtaaattaGAATCCCCATTTTGTGGTCgacttttttctaaaaaaatttggtGTAAATTCCATAGtattaacataaaattattatttatttctaataagtttttaattatattaatttcttaaaaattaaaaaaatcggATACAATAATTGTAGttcagatacattaaatactatTTCGGATACATTAACCGGTCGCTCAGATGCATTGATTTGTctctcggatacattaaatactgTCTCGAAcacattaaaaactagctcaaatacattatatgtagctcaaatacattaaatactgactcgaatacattaatatgcaactcagatacattaatatgcagctcggatacattaaagaaataaaagattttggagatttttaaaagtaatagaGGATAATGGAAATAAGTAAAATGAAAGGTGTgtatttctataattttttcttgtatGGTTTTGTGTTTGATACAAAAGTGATCGAGAAATTTTGTGTGTAACGTATAATGAAGTGTGAATAGTAATGTATCACAAACAAGAGGAATTAAGTTGATACATGCTTAAAATATACATTGCAATGgttaaatattaaatgtatatGTAGCTGCTTAGAACTACATAAAACAATATGATTGCacattttgttaaattttacgAATCAAATACttatttagttgatttttttgtatcaGATCATGATATATGAatcatgtactttttttttttgatatttttatatcagATAACGATATAGTATAAAGTGTTATGATGTATAAAATTCTTATAATAGACAAAATGTAACAAGGCACTAACAATATCAAAAATgatattcaaaataaacaattttattacaaaaaactataaaacttgagaaaatgtatcttgaaaaataataaaccctccaaaatatttgttaattatcttaaaaacaagaaacatcaaaagttatttgtgaattgGTACATAATTACTAATCTATATGAACC includes:
- the LOC107017364 gene encoding cysteine proteinase inhibitor 5-like; protein product: MSIKFNPILGTLYVVVATVLLRVSDAQGGRKGAIVGGWNPITNLSDPEVVEIGKFAIDEHNKEAKTKLGFQKITKGESQVVAGINYRLVISAKDGDSPPHNYLAEVWDKPWEKFRNLTSFRECSIENVEQQCMFTN